Proteins co-encoded in one Phycodurus eques isolate BA_2022a chromosome 14, UOR_Pequ_1.1, whole genome shotgun sequence genomic window:
- the pcnx4 gene encoding pecanex-like protein 4, with the protein MVRMGPDVPLLNEYKQEFFWKRFPQTVLGGPRFKLGYCAPPYVYVNQVVLFLTPWLFGGVGTLLCQLQLLQELHAAMLSGALMFAVAAGVQAVALYAGRRSGVVERFGAPNTLVDEEEVEFTHCVSPETVRFIAPGKRFGLNVVMHTVLAGLLCGFGTWYVLLGRLTALYGSIGASLVVFVLSWVTVCIAEYSLVVNTATETATFQAQDTYEISPLTRPLYIFIFIVVDLTDRFLGPVPELQLASQVLHVLFLFLPLLWALGILPPLDALFLWGMEQGLVFGLGGSPMSSNFRLLLMFGVSAGVAVCNYFIPSTLGVVLFSTATGFLLSLDLSQVGTLCHAPRTECKDYGLRRGGSPPPLLSITFGWNLGCREVLLYVSLLLAALAEAGLLHHFHSSVQSQSLVKAPQAPVSYLLLVLFSLCWLLREIQGAYVCAGLLLNPVYPKGMSSVQTFKQKNRGLFIAAAIRRVLLGLVSPFALIAFLSMDKSLQQLHGVPLSVGFTRAFRMVWQSSEDALLQVVVVIIVRLAAGNNRLPGWDSLGTGVQLLLIGLLMDRLTQFLAKLKFTLTVLVTSWTEKKQRRQSAGTLLALNASLCPLLLAVVTLSALLSAPLLPLFTLPIFLVGFPRPQRSWPGPVGTACPCPDSIFYQQMSGSLASALRTAFARGSLGSLAPGSHFLGRFQDRMVWIVILERGYGYCTVNIKGLELQETSCHTVEARRVDEVFEAAFERPERLGLTQGLNLHWANALTPCAVLAVRVYSDARNVLSGIIDSHDNLRKLQDDFLKALVWLLLRYCVRKHKGSLWSCEEGMGIGGRRSQSSQQAQITCNQLPEAIVVESKVSSLRFRQDSSSLTSFGDWSDEDDLFGPQPARRTVALVTAEAQSGHTMLQTGASLPGSVEMDSLFENMALSALQPLQPLGLGIGMPAVDKGHNPEIFKESPGSLRQLTFSCPQSEVFNLPTGWRTAPLLPSRLLQLRPLFPEDWYRFALGQFGPVVQSETSEDMTKALKEDETLKDLHAQVALSCLVSLGAESAFTSPSYIYRLYCGDVPWTEGLEWLSSSKELHQLALRAFRFSFKLLFDQASLGPMESPEEMFSALEEYERDWYIGLVSEKGWHDSILQEKPFLFSLGHDLSMGTYTGRVLSLQEQLVQVGRLNGEGVRGQWANLSWELLYATNDDEERYSIQAHPFMLRNLTVQAADPPLGYPIYSSAPLHFPCL; encoded by the exons ATGGTCAGAATGGGGCCAGATGTGCCCCTTCTCAATGAGTACAAGCAGGAGTTCTTCTGGAAGCGCTTCCCACAGACAGTGTTGGGGGGTCCGCGCTTTAAGTTGGGTTACTGCGCTCCGCCCTACGTCTACGTTAATCAGGTCGTCCTTTTCCTGACGCCATGGCTTTTCGGGGGTGTCGGCACACTCCTCTGCCAGTTGCAGCTTCTCCAGGAGCTGCACGCTGCCATGCTCTCCGGCGCGCTGATGTTTGCGGTGGCGGCGGGGGTCCAGGCTGTGGCGTTGTATGCCGGACGACGGAGCGGTGTCGTGGAGAGGTTTGGTGCGCCCAACACCCTAGTGGATGAAGAGGAAGTGGAGTTTACTCACTGCGTCAGTCCAGAGACGGTCCGATTTATTGCTCCCGGGAAGAGATTTGGGCTGAATGTGGTGATGCATACGGTACTGGCTGGGCTGCTATGTGGTTTCGGGACATGGTACGTGCTGCTTGGCAGACTGACCGCTCTGTACGGCAGCATAGGTGCGTCACTGGTCGTCTTTGTCCTAAGTTGGGTGACTGTGTGCATAGCGGAATATTCCCTGGTTGTCAATACAGCCACAGAGACTGCTACCTTCCAGGCACAGGACACTTATGAGATTAGCCCACTCACCCGACCACTCTACatcttcattttcattgttgtggacTTGACCGACAG GTTCTTGGGCCCAGTTCCTGAGCTCCAACTTGCCAGCCAGGTTCTTCATGTGCTTTTCCTCTTCCTACCTCTGCTGTGGGCACTGGGGATACTTCCTCCCCTGGACGCCTTGTTCCTCTGGGGCATGGAGCAGGGGCTTGTGTTTGGATTAGGAGGCTCCCCCATGTCCAGTAACTTCAG GTTGCTGTTGATGTTTGGCGTTTCTGCTGGCGTAGCTGTCTGCAATTACTTCATCCCATCAACACTGGGAGTCGTCCTCTTCTCCACTGCAACGGGATTCCTGCTGAGCTTGGACCTCAGCCAGGTTGGCACCCTCTGCCATGCTCCCAGGACCGAGTGCAAGGATTACGGCCTGCGCAGAGGGGGGTCACCCCCGCCTCTTCTTTCCATCACCTTTGGCTGGAATCTGGGCTGCCGGGAGGTGTTGTTGTATGTGAGCCTGTTGTTGGCAGCCCTGGCAGAAGCAGGCCTGTTGCATCACTTCCACAGTTCGGTTCAGTCCCAGAGTTTGGTCAAAGCACCGCAGGCTCCTGTCAGCTACCTCCTCTTGGTCCTCTTCTCACTCTGCTGGCTTCTCAGAGAGATCCAGGGGGCCTATGTGTGTGCCGGCTTATTACTCAATCCGGTGTACCCTAAAGGCATGTCCAGTGTGCAGACTTTCAAGCAGAAGAACAGAGGCTTATTCATTGCAGCAGCCATCAGAAGAGTCCTCCTTGGTCTTG TTTCTCCATTTGCATTGATTGCTTTCCTGTCTATGGACAAATCCCTACAGCAGCTCCATGGGGTGCCTCTCAGTGTGGGATTCACACGAGCTTTCAGAATG GTGTGGCAAAGCTCAGAGGATGCTTTACTGCAAGTGGTTGTGGTCATCATTGTGCGTCTTGCAGCTGGAAACAACAGGCTGCCTGGCTGGGACAGCCTGGGCACAGGGGTTCAGCTTCTACTG ATTGGCCTCCTGATGGATAGACTGACCCAGTTCCTGGCCAAGTTAAAGTTCACTCTCACTGTGTTGGTGACATCATGGACCGAGAAGAAGCAGCGGCGTCAGTCGGCCGGAACTCTCCTGGCGCTCAACGCCTCCCTCTGCCCGCTGCTGTTGGCTGTGGTGACCCTGTCTGCCCTGCTTTCCGCCCCCCTGCTGCCCCTCTTCACACTGCCCATCTTCCTGGTGGGCTTCCCCAGGCCTCAACGCAGTTGGCCGGGACCCGTCGGTACCGCCTGTCCGTGCCCAGACTCTATCTTCTACCAGCAAATGAGCGGAAGTCTGGCTTCTGCCCTGAGGACCGCCTTTGCAAGAGGGTCTCTGG GTTCTTTAGCACCAGGCTCTCACTTTCTCGGCCGCTTTCAGGACCGCATGGTTTGGATCGTGATTCTGGAGAGAGGATACGGCTACTGCACCGTCAATATTAAG GGTTTGGAGCTACAGGAGACTTCTTGCCACACGGTAGAAGCCCGCAGGGTGGATGAGGTTTTTGAGGCTGCTTTCGAGCGCCCGGAGCGTCTTGGGTTGACCCAGGGTTTGAACCTGCACTGGGCCAATGCTCTCACACCTTGCGCAGTGCTGGCAGTACGCGTCTACTCGGACGCCCGCAACGTCCTCTCGGGCATCATTGACTCTCACGACAACCTGAGGAAGCTTCAGGATGACTTTCTGAAAGCCTTGGTGTGGTTGCTTCTGCGTTATTGCGTTAGGAAGCATAAAGGCTCTCTGTGGAGCTGTGAAGAAGGGATGGGAATCGGTGGCCGGAGGTCGCAGTCTTCTCAACAGGCGCAGATTACATGCAACCAACTGCCTGAGGCTATCGTGGTGGAATCCAAGGTGTCTTCCCTCAGATTCAGACAGGACAGCTCCAGCCTGACATCTTTTGGCGACTGGTCGGATGAGGATGATCTATTTGGACCTCAACCAGCCAGGCGGACAGTGGCCTTGGTGACCGCTGAGGCCCAGTCTGGACACACAATGCTGCAGACAGGAGCCTCTCTTCCGGGCTCTGTAGAGATGGACAGTCTTTTTGAAAACATGGCCCTCTCTGCCCTGCAGCCATTGCAACCTTTAGGACTGGGCATCGGGATGCCAGCGGTCGACAAAGGTCACAACCCGGAGATCTTCAAAGAGAGTCCCGGCTCACTCCGCCAGCTGACGTTCAGCTGTCCCCAGTCCGAGGTGTTCAACCTGCCAACGGGATGGAGGACGGCGCCGTTGTTACCGAGCCGGCTGCTGCAGCTCAGACCTTTATTCCCCGAGGACTGGTACAGATTTGCCTTGGGCCAGTTCGGACCCGTTGTGCAGAGCGAGACCTCCGAGGACATGACCAAAGCGCTGAAGGAAGACGAAACCTTGAAGGACCTCCACGCTCAGGTCGCACTCTCGTGTCTGGTGTCGCTCGGGGCGGAGTCGGCCTTTACCAGCCCCAGTTACATCTACAGGCTCTACTGTGGAGACGTACCGTGGACAGAAGGCCTCGAGTGGCTTTCCTCCAGCAAAGAACTCCATCAGCTCGCCCTTAGGGCTTTCAG GTTTAGTTTCAAGCTCTTGTTCGATCAAGCAAGCCTTGGGCCCATGGAGTCCCCCGAGGAGATGTTCAGTGCCTTGGAGGAATATGAAAGGGACTGGTACATTGGATTGGTGTCTGAGAAAGGCTGGCATGATAGCATCCTTCAGGAGAAGCCCTTCCTCTTCTCTTTAGGACACGACCTCTCTATG GGTACCTACACTGGGCGAGTGCTGTCTTTGCAGGAGCAGCTGGTGCAAGTGGGCCGATTGAACGGCGAGGGGGTGCGAGGCCAGTGGGCCAACCTTTCCTGGGAGCTCCTGTATGCCACTAATGATGACGAGGAGCGCTACAGCATCCAGGCTCACCCCTTCATGTTAAGGAATCTGACTGTCCAGGCAGCCGACCCCCCTCTGGGGTATCCCATTTACTCATCAGCACCCCTTCACTTCCCCTGCCTCTGA